A single region of the Malus sylvestris chromosome 8, drMalSylv7.2, whole genome shotgun sequence genome encodes:
- the LOC126632819 gene encoding probable monogalactosyldiacylglycerol synthase, chloroplastic — MHNPSVATQEPSPVYDLVSQLGRFAFSSGPHSSSGSDGHSSFLSNFLYFDAFGGASVAGKKPKVGVSASLSLSSRGGLGIWRSVTEFNRAIRFHCDKFPIGFASVRVGSGDGNGNGSDNGVGDNNNVLVEDGGGVNDNGIALNGVKVERPKKVLILMSDTGGGHRASAEAIKAAFNEEFGDEYQVFVTDLWSDHTPWPFNQLPRSYNFLVKHGPLWKMTYYGTAPRLVHQSNFAATSTFIAREVAKGLMKYQPDIIISVHPLMQHVPLRVLRGRGLLKKIVFTTVVTDLSTCHPTWFHKLVTRCYCPTNEVAKRALKAGLQPSQIKVYGLPVRPSFVKPVRPKAELRRELGMEEDLPAVLLMGGGEGMGPIEATAQELGDALYDENLGEPVGQVLVICGRNKKLANKLLSINWKIPVQVKGFVTKMEECMGACDCIITKAGPGTIAEAMIRGLPIILNDYIAGQEVGNVPYVVENGCGKYSKSPKEIARIVADWFGPKADELKAMSENALKLAKPDSVFKIVHDLHELVRQRSLVPQLCTT, encoded by the exons ATGCATAACCCTTCAGTCGCAACCCAGGAACCCAGTCCGGTCTACGACCTCGTTTCGCAATTGGGTCGGTTCGCCTTCAGCTCAGGGCCTCATAGCAGCTCCGGTTCTGATGGTCACTCCTCGTTTTTGTCCAATTTCTTGTATTTCGACGCCTTTGGGGGTGCTTCAGTTGCCGGGAAGAAGCCCAAGGTCGGCGTTTCAGCTTCACTGAGCTTGAGCAGTCGCGGCGGTTTGGGAATTTGGAGGAGTGTGACGGAGTTTAATCGGGCTATACGGTTCCACTGTGACAAATTCCCGATTGGGTTTGCTTCTGTTCGCGTCGGGTCTGGGGACGGAAATGGAAATGGGTCGGATAACGGCGTTGGAGACAATAACAATGTGTTGGTAGAAGATGGAGGCGGAGTTAACGATAATGGGATTGCGTTGAATGGTGTGAAGGTGGAGAGACCCAAGAaagttttgattttgatgagtGACACCGGCGGCGGCCACCGTGCTTCTGCGGAGGCGATTAAGGCGGCGTTTAATGAGGAATTTGGTGATGAATATCAG GTGTTTGTTACTGACTTATGGTCGGATCATACGCCTTGGCCATTTAATCAACTTCCCAGGAGCTATAATTTCTTGGTGAAACACGGGCCGTTATGGAAAATGACATATTATGGGACTGCTCCGCGGCTGGTGCATCAATCTAATTTTGCAGCAACTTCTACGTTTATAGCTCG GGAGGTTGCAAAAGGACTGATGAAATACCAGCCGGATATTATCATCAGTGTGCATCCGCTGATGCAACATGTACCACTTCGTGTCTTGAGGGGAAGGGGTCTATTGAAGAAGATAGTCTTTACCACAGTTGTCACGGATTTAAGTACTTGTCATCCTACATG GTTTCATAAGCTTGTAACGAGATGCTATTGCCCAACAAATGAGGTCGCAAAGAGGGCATTGAAAGCTGGACTCCAGCCTTCCCAAATCAAGGTTTATGGCCTCCCTGTGCGGCCTAGCTTTGTCAAGCCTGTGCGACCAAAG GCTGAACTTCGGAGAGAACTAGGAATGGAGGAGGATCTTCCCGCTGTGTTGCTCatgggaggaggagaaggaatggGTCCTATCGAAGCTACAGCTCAGGAACTTGGGGATGCATTATATGACGAGAATCTTGGGGAGCCTGTAGGTCAGGTCCTTGTCATATGTGGTCGCAACAAAAAGCTTGCAAACAAGTTGCTTTCTATCAACTGGAAGATCCCGGTCCAG GTGAAGGGGTTTGTTACTAAAATGGAAGAATGCATGGGAGCTTGCGATTGCATTATTACGAAG GCCGGTCCGGGGACCATTGCAGAAGCCATGATAAGAGGCCTCCCGATTATTCTGAACGATTACATTGCCGGACAG GAAGTTGGGAATGTACCATATGTCGTTGAAAACGGGTGCGGAAAATATTCTAAATCTCCGAAAGAGATAGCAAGGATCGTCGCTGATTGGTTTGGTCCGAAAGCAGATGAGCTAAAGGCCATGTCGGAAAATGCACTGAAGCTGGCAAAGCCTGATTCCGTGTTCAAGATTGTTCATGATCTTCACGAGCTCGTTAGACAACGAAGCCTTGTACCGCAATTATGTACAACCTAA